A genomic region of Sideroxydans sp. CL21 contains the following coding sequences:
- the malQ gene encoding 4-alpha-glucanotransferase codes for MISARASGILLHPTSLPGQFGSGDLGTGSYKFVDWLVSAGQTYWQMLPLGEVGAGNSPYASNSAFAGNHLMIDLEELVTQGWLDASDLIPNPEFNADHVHFDLVKPYRIERLQRAALRFFSAPRNSAHSEYIEFCISEKHWLDDFALFKAVEHHEQFQAWNHWPEELVRREPRAIAEARLRYVDEIEFHKFCQWCFYRQWFLLKNYANARGIRIIGDVPIFVSYQSADVWEHQALFELDASGNPIVVAGVPPDYFSETGQLWGNPLYRWDVHARTGYTWWIKRLEQAFRLFDLVRIDHFRGFANYWATPAGAPNAIGGEWMPGPGENLFEAFQQAFGELPIIAEDLGLITPNVIELRDKFNLPGMRILQFAFGDNDSNYFLPHHYIANTVAYTGTHDNDTSLGWWNSATEHEKKFALFYLGSEGKEINWDMIDALSASAANTVVFPLQDVMGLNSEHRMNFPGTPLGNWEWRFSWNWLQNWQTEKLEGLTASHHRNPRVP; via the coding sequence ATGATTTCAGCACGTGCCAGCGGTATTTTGCTTCATCCCACGTCACTCCCCGGGCAGTTTGGTTCAGGCGATCTCGGTACCGGTTCATACAAGTTTGTGGATTGGCTGGTCAGTGCCGGACAAACCTACTGGCAGATGCTCCCGCTGGGAGAAGTGGGCGCAGGAAATTCGCCCTACGCAAGCAACTCTGCTTTTGCCGGCAACCACCTGATGATCGACCTGGAGGAGCTGGTAACACAAGGCTGGCTGGATGCCAGCGACTTGATTCCGAATCCGGAATTCAATGCTGATCATGTACATTTTGATTTGGTGAAACCTTATCGGATTGAGCGATTGCAGCGTGCGGCACTTCGATTTTTTTCAGCGCCCCGCAACAGCGCTCACTCTGAATACATTGAATTCTGCATATCGGAAAAACACTGGCTGGACGATTTCGCCCTGTTCAAAGCCGTTGAACATCACGAGCAGTTTCAGGCGTGGAATCATTGGCCGGAAGAACTCGTGAGACGCGAGCCGAGAGCCATTGCGGAGGCAAGGCTGCGTTATGTGGATGAAATTGAATTCCACAAATTCTGTCAGTGGTGTTTTTACCGGCAGTGGTTCTTGTTGAAAAATTATGCGAATGCCCGCGGCATTCGCATAATCGGCGACGTCCCCATTTTCGTTTCCTATCAAAGCGCCGATGTGTGGGAACACCAGGCTCTTTTCGAACTCGACGCCAGTGGAAATCCCATCGTTGTCGCCGGTGTTCCTCCCGATTATTTCAGCGAGACCGGACAGTTGTGGGGAAATCCCTTATACCGCTGGGATGTTCATGCACGGACCGGATACACCTGGTGGATAAAAAGGCTGGAGCAGGCCTTTCGACTATTCGATCTGGTTCGCATCGATCATTTTCGCGGTTTCGCAAATTACTGGGCAACGCCTGCCGGTGCGCCCAATGCCATAGGTGGAGAATGGATGCCCGGTCCCGGAGAAAACCTGTTTGAAGCATTTCAGCAGGCCTTCGGAGAACTGCCCATCATCGCCGAAGACCTGGGTTTGATCACACCCAATGTCATTGAGTTGCGGGACAAGTTCAATCTCCCCGGTATGCGTATTTTGCAATTTGCTTTTGGAGATAACGACAGCAACTATTTCCTGCCCCATCACTACATTGCCAATACGGTTGCCTATACCGGAACGCATGACAATGACACCAGCCTGGGTTGGTGGAATTCGGCCACAGAACACGAAAAAAAGTTTGCCCTGTTCTATTTGGGTAGTGAAGGCAAGGAAATAAACTGGGACATGATCGATGCACTTTCCGCATCCGCTGCAAATACCGTCGTCTTCCCGCTGCAGGATGTGATGGGTCTGAACAGCGAGCATCGGATGAATTTCCCGGGGACGCCGTTGGGCAACTGGGAATGGAGATTCTCGTGGAACTGGTTGCAAAACTGGCAGACGGAAAAGTTGGAAGGTTTGACCGCCTCGCACCACCGCAATCCGCGAGTGCCCTGA
- a CDS encoding uroporphyrinogen-III C-methyltransferase, protein MNDPVQQPASTVKSGTSPETATPAGVPHAPHGNRIGDLLARVTLTQLTLAVLVVIFIWQWLDAHSQLNQTQQEVARRLSEVEAANKTNQMLVVQNQELVRELGGKLSLVESKYAETQNQRAALESLYQEMSSSRDQTALAEVEQMLLIAGQQLQLSANVKAALIAMQQAESRLQRPAFANLKKRIGQDIEKLRAVPYVDVPAINLRLDSVIAVVDSLPLVQDTHIEPPKQAAGVDPAEGTWKRFWSEIWQETKSLVRIENTERQEMPLLSPTQTFFLRENLKLRLLSARMALLTRDQVSFRRDLKTSQEWLKRYFDVRSSESAEALGTLQKLAASSIVIDLPDISGSLEAVRNYRVTHERSER, encoded by the coding sequence ATGAACGATCCAGTACAGCAACCTGCTTCTACAGTTAAGTCCGGCACCTCACCTGAAACGGCAACACCTGCCGGTGTGCCACACGCCCCTCACGGCAATAGAATCGGAGACTTGCTGGCGCGCGTGACGCTGACGCAACTTACTCTGGCCGTGCTGGTGGTGATCTTCATCTGGCAGTGGCTGGATGCCCATTCCCAACTCAACCAGACGCAGCAGGAAGTGGCGCGACGCTTGTCCGAAGTGGAAGCGGCGAACAAGACCAACCAGATGCTGGTAGTGCAGAATCAGGAATTGGTGCGCGAGCTGGGCGGCAAGCTCAGCCTGGTGGAAAGCAAATATGCCGAGACCCAGAATCAACGTGCCGCGCTCGAGTCACTGTATCAGGAAATGTCGAGCAGTCGCGATCAGACCGCGCTGGCGGAAGTGGAGCAGATGCTGCTGATCGCCGGACAACAATTGCAATTGTCCGCCAATGTGAAGGCGGCTTTGATTGCCATGCAACAAGCTGAAAGCCGGCTGCAACGTCCCGCGTTCGCTAACCTGAAAAAGCGTATAGGCCAGGATATCGAGAAATTGCGTGCAGTACCCTACGTCGACGTTCCGGCCATCAATCTGCGTCTGGATAGTGTGATCGCCGTAGTGGACAGCTTGCCGCTGGTACAGGACACGCATATCGAGCCGCCGAAGCAGGCAGCGGGGGTCGATCCGGCAGAGGGAACCTGGAAGCGATTCTGGAGTGAAATTTGGCAGGAGACAAAGAGCCTGGTACGGATCGAAAATACCGAGCGCCAGGAAATGCCGCTGTTGTCGCCGACGCAGACATTCTTTCTGCGCGAGAACCTGAAACTGCGATTGCTCTCGGCCCGTATGGCCCTGTTGACGCGAGACCAAGTCAGTTTTCGCCGCGATCTGAAGACATCGCAGGAATGGCTAAAGCGCTATTTCGACGTCAGATCCAGCGAAAGTGCGGAGGCGCTCGGTACTTTGCAGAAACTTGCCGCGTCCAGCATCGTCATTGATCTGCCGGATATCAGCGGCAGTCTGGAAGCAGTGCGCAATTATCGCGTAACGCACGAACGGAGCGAGCGATGA
- a CDS encoding phosphoketolase family protein: MNNPEMPLSPDEAKRIHAYWRACNYLAAGMIYLRDNPLLKEPLKLEHIKSRLLGHWGSSPGLAFAYIHMNRLINKYDLNAIFLAGPGHGAPGILGPVYLEGRYSEVYPNKSENEEGMRQFFKEFSFPGGIGSHCTPEMPGSIHEGGELGYSVSHAFGAAYDNPDLIVTVMVGDGESETAPLATSWHSNKFLNPIRDGAVLPILHLNGYKINNPTILARISHEELENLFKGYGWTPHFVEGSDPETMHQAMAATMEQCVLEIRRIQQEARSSNKPVRPRWPMIVLRSPKGWTGPKEVDGKKVEGFWRAHQVPIGDLKTPEHFAKLNEWLESYKVSELFDANGTLLPELKALAPKGNRRMSANHHANGGLMRKALHMPDCKDYAIAVTKPGTILAENTRPLGKFLRDIMRDNMHSFRVFGPDETSSNKLDNIYEASKKMWLAETLPEDADGGELATDGRVMEMLSEHTLEGWLEGYLLTGRHGFFSTYEAFVHVIDSMFNQHAKWLAMSKDVPWRAPVSSLNLLITSTVWRQDHNGFTHQDPGFLDLVVNKSPEVTRIYLPPDVNCLLSVADHCLKSTNYINVIVCDKQKHLQFLDMDAASKHCTKGIGIWDWASNDQDGEPDVVMASAGDVPTKEALAAVVMLREHFPDLKIRFINVVDLYKLTPASEHPHGMSDRDFDSLFTLDKLVMFNFHGYPWLIHRLAYRRTNHKNFHVRGYKEKGSINTPLELAIRNQIDRFSLVIDIIDRLPALHVAGAHVKEQMLNRQIECRNYAYENGVDLPEADGWTWPF, from the coding sequence ATGAATAATCCCGAAATGCCATTGTCTCCGGACGAAGCCAAACGCATACATGCCTACTGGCGCGCTTGCAACTACCTTGCTGCGGGCATGATCTATCTGCGCGATAACCCGCTGCTCAAGGAACCGCTCAAACTCGAACACATCAAGAGCCGACTGCTGGGGCACTGGGGTTCGAGTCCGGGCTTGGCCTTTGCCTACATCCACATGAACCGCCTGATCAACAAGTACGACCTGAATGCCATCTTTCTGGCAGGGCCGGGGCACGGCGCACCCGGCATCCTGGGTCCGGTATATCTGGAAGGCAGGTACAGCGAGGTCTATCCGAACAAGAGCGAGAACGAGGAAGGCATGCGCCAATTCTTCAAGGAGTTCTCTTTCCCGGGCGGCATCGGCAGCCATTGCACGCCGGAGATGCCGGGTTCTATCCATGAAGGCGGCGAACTCGGCTACAGCGTGTCGCACGCCTTCGGTGCGGCCTATGACAACCCCGACCTGATTGTGACGGTGATGGTGGGTGATGGTGAATCCGAAACCGCACCGCTGGCGACGTCATGGCATTCAAACAAATTCCTGAATCCGATCCGCGACGGCGCGGTGCTGCCCATCCTGCATCTCAACGGTTACAAGATCAACAACCCGACCATCCTCGCGCGGATCTCGCACGAGGAGTTGGAGAACCTGTTCAAGGGTTACGGCTGGACGCCGCATTTTGTCGAGGGCAGCGATCCTGAAACCATGCATCAGGCGATGGCCGCGACGATGGAGCAATGCGTGCTCGAGATTCGCCGTATTCAGCAGGAAGCGCGCAGCAGCAACAAACCGGTGCGTCCGCGCTGGCCGATGATCGTGCTGCGTTCACCCAAGGGCTGGACCGGACCGAAAGAAGTGGATGGAAAAAAAGTGGAGGGCTTCTGGCGCGCGCACCAGGTGCCGATCGGCGACCTGAAGACGCCGGAACATTTCGCCAAGCTGAATGAATGGTTGGAGAGCTACAAAGTATCCGAATTGTTCGACGCGAACGGAACCCTGCTGCCCGAGCTGAAAGCACTGGCACCCAAGGGCAACCGGCGCATGAGCGCAAATCACCATGCCAATGGCGGTCTGATGCGCAAGGCGCTGCATATGCCCGATTGCAAGGATTACGCGATCGCCGTGACCAAGCCCGGCACCATACTGGCTGAAAATACACGTCCGCTCGGCAAATTCCTGCGCGACATCATGCGCGACAACATGCACAGCTTCCGTGTATTCGGACCGGACGAGACCAGTTCGAACAAGCTGGACAATATCTATGAGGCAAGCAAGAAGATGTGGCTGGCGGAAACCCTGCCTGAAGACGCGGACGGCGGCGAACTGGCGACGGATGGCCGGGTGATGGAAATGCTTTCCGAGCACACGCTGGAAGGCTGGCTGGAAGGCTATCTGCTTACCGGACGGCACGGCTTCTTTTCAACTTACGAAGCCTTCGTGCATGTCATCGACTCGATGTTCAACCAGCATGCCAAATGGCTGGCGATGTCCAAGGACGTGCCCTGGCGCGCGCCGGTGTCGTCGTTGAACCTGCTCATTACGTCCACCGTATGGCGGCAGGATCACAACGGCTTCACACACCAGGATCCCGGCTTCCTGGATCTGGTGGTGAACAAGAGCCCGGAAGTCACTCGCATCTATCTGCCGCCCGATGTGAACTGCCTGCTGTCCGTTGCCGACCATTGCCTGAAGAGCACCAACTATATCAACGTCATTGTGTGCGACAAACAGAAGCACTTGCAGTTTCTGGATATGGATGCTGCCAGCAAGCATTGCACCAAGGGTATCGGCATCTGGGATTGGGCGAGCAACGACCAGGATGGAGAGCCGGATGTGGTGATGGCAAGCGCAGGCGACGTCCCGACCAAGGAAGCGCTGGCGGCAGTCGTGATGTTGCGCGAGCATTTTCCCGATCTCAAGATACGATTCATCAACGTCGTGGACCTGTATAAGCTCACTCCAGCAAGCGAACACCCGCATGGCATGAGCGACCGCGATTTCGACAGCCTGTTCACGCTGGACAAGCTGGTGATGTTCAATTTCCACGGCTATCCCTGGCTGATTCACCGGCTCGCCTACCGTCGCACCAACCACAAGAATTTCCATGTGCGCGGTTACAAGGAAAAAGGCAGCATCAATACGCCGCTGGAACTGGCAATCCGCAACCAGATCGACCGCTTCAGCCTGGTGATCGACATCATTGACCGTCTGCCTGCGCTGCATGTGGCGGGAGCGCACGTAAAAGAGCAGATGTTGAACAGGCAGATCGAATGCCGCAACTACGCTTATGAAAACGGCGTCGATCTGCCGGAGGCGGATGGATGGACGTGGCCGTTTTAG
- a CDS encoding SDR family oxidoreductase: MERMLIIGCGDIARRTIRLLRKNYHIYALIRNGIQRDALRAMDTIPIPGDLDHRKSLSRITGLADIVLHLAPPPNSGAKDVRTRHLLAALSKGRLPRQFIYISTSGVYGDCEGAWVNETYTVNPQSARAQRRVDAESQIRHWAKVNGVKASILRVPGIYAEDRLPLERLRNGMPAIAADEDSYTNHIHADDLAQIIVAAMHRGQPNRVYHASDDGVMKMGDYFDVVADAYQLPRPQRISRAEAQRSIPESMLSFMNESRRLTNSRIKQELQVRLNYPTVGNALADRAREAPA, from the coding sequence ATGGAACGAATGCTCATCATTGGTTGCGGAGACATCGCACGGCGCACCATCCGACTGCTCCGGAAGAACTATCACATCTACGCGCTGATACGAAACGGTATACAACGCGATGCACTGCGCGCGATGGACACCATTCCAATCCCGGGCGATCTGGATCATCGCAAGAGTTTGTCCAGGATAACAGGGCTGGCGGATATCGTGCTGCACCTTGCGCCGCCACCCAATTCAGGGGCAAAGGATGTTCGCACCCGCCATCTTCTCGCCGCGTTATCGAAAGGCAGGCTGCCCCGGCAGTTCATCTACATCAGCACCAGCGGGGTGTATGGCGATTGCGAAGGTGCCTGGGTGAACGAGACGTATACGGTGAACCCCCAGTCGGCACGCGCACAACGGCGGGTGGATGCAGAATCGCAGATACGCCATTGGGCAAAAGTGAATGGCGTGAAGGCCAGCATATTGCGAGTTCCCGGTATCTATGCGGAAGATCGGCTGCCGCTGGAGCGACTGCGGAACGGCATGCCGGCCATTGCGGCGGACGAAGACAGTTACACCAACCACATCCACGCCGACGATCTCGCACAGATCATTGTTGCTGCCATGCATCGCGGCCAGCCAAACCGCGTGTATCACGCCAGCGACGACGGCGTAATGAAAATGGGCGATTACTTCGATGTCGTTGCCGATGCGTATCAATTACCGCGCCCGCAACGCATCAGCCGCGCCGAGGCCCAACGATCCATACCCGAATCGATGCTATCGTTCATGAATGAATCGCGGCGCCTGACGAATTCGAGAATAAAACAGGAGTTGCAGGTAAGGCTCAATTATCCGACGGTGGGAAATGCCCTTGCGGATCGGGCTCGTGAGGCTCCGGCATGA
- the hemC gene encoding hydroxymethylbilane synthase translates to MNQASFIPPTRLVIASRESALAMWQAEHIRDRLRALYPQTSVSILGMTTQGDQILDVTLSKIGGKGLFVKELETALENGSADIAVHSLKDVPMNLPEGFALACIGEREDPRDAFVSNKFDNLAALPAGSVVGTSSLRRESQLRARFPHLKIEPLRGNVQTRLRKLDEGQYAAIILAAAGLKRLGLGDRIRAVISSEDSLPAVGQGALGIETRAGRTDLKAVLAPLHHADTAACVLAERAMSRALAGSCQVPLGGFAEVQNGKLRMRGFVATPDGKRLLRAEHMGDITNPEALGDIVAQDLLKQGAGAILAALSL, encoded by the coding sequence ATGAATCAGGCTTCTTTCATTCCTCCAACCCGTCTGGTGATCGCTTCACGCGAAAGCGCGTTAGCCATGTGGCAAGCGGAACATATTCGCGACAGGTTACGGGCATTATACCCACAAACATCCGTCAGTATCCTGGGCATGACCACGCAAGGAGACCAGATTCTGGACGTGACCTTGTCCAAGATCGGCGGCAAGGGCCTGTTTGTGAAGGAGTTGGAGACTGCGCTGGAAAACGGCAGCGCGGACATCGCGGTGCACTCGCTGAAGGATGTGCCGATGAATTTGCCGGAAGGCTTTGCGCTGGCCTGCATTGGAGAACGCGAGGATCCGCGCGACGCTTTCGTATCCAACAAATTCGATAATCTCGCCGCATTGCCGGCAGGCAGTGTGGTTGGAACGTCCAGCCTGCGCCGCGAAAGCCAGTTGCGCGCACGCTTCCCGCATTTGAAGATAGAGCCGTTGCGCGGCAACGTGCAGACCCGGCTGCGCAAGCTGGACGAAGGCCAATATGCGGCGATCATTCTCGCTGCTGCCGGCTTGAAACGGCTGGGCTTGGGCGACCGCATCCGCGCCGTGATCTCCAGCGAAGACAGCCTGCCCGCCGTGGGGCAGGGGGCACTGGGCATCGAGACGCGCGCTGGAAGGACCGACCTGAAGGCCGTACTCGCTCCCTTGCATCATGCCGACACTGCGGCCTGCGTGCTGGCAGAACGTGCCATGAGCCGGGCGCTGGCGGGTAGCTGCCAAGTGCCGCTGGGCGGCTTTGCCGAAGTGCAGAACGGCAAGCTGCGTATGCGCGGTTTTGTCGCGACGCCAGACGGGAAGCGCTTGCTGCGCGCCGAGCATATGGGCGACATCACCAATCCTGAGGCGCTGGGCGATATCGTTGCGCAAGACTTGCTCAAGCAGGGCGCAGGTGCAATCCTTGCGGCGCTGTCTTTGTAG
- a CDS encoding acetate kinase — translation MKTILTINSGSSSVKASLFDADGSRRDFRYGHLRDPASGFEQLMRDLGGHAPDIVGHRFVHGGDITDAARVVDDAELERLNSIVHLAPLHLPGNLLGLELCRDRFSVPQIACFDTAFHTTMPELSKRLPIPAAYGLRRYGFHGLNYAHVASRLPEMLGEKAYGNVIVAHLGSGASLCLMRGLRSQDTTMGFTPAGGITMGTRSGDLDPGVMLELAQRYDPVALRDIVFHKMGLLALSDGESSEMSDLLKSKSAAAGFAVEYFCRQISGAIGSLAAKAGGIDALVFSGGIGENGATVRANICTPLKFMGLGLDQAANLANAARLESADSKPVCIVAADEEHMIHELCLKWTQ, via the coding sequence ATGAAAACCATCCTCACCATCAATAGCGGTTCTTCATCGGTCAAGGCCAGCCTGTTCGACGCAGACGGTTCTCGCCGCGATTTCCGCTACGGGCATCTGCGCGATCCGGCATCAGGGTTTGAGCAGTTGATGCGCGATCTTGGCGGGCACGCACCCGACATCGTCGGTCACCGATTCGTGCATGGCGGCGACATCACCGACGCGGCGCGTGTGGTGGATGATGCGGAATTGGAGCGGCTGAACAGCATCGTGCATTTGGCCCCGTTGCATCTGCCGGGCAATCTGCTGGGCCTGGAGCTGTGCCGCGATCGCTTTTCAGTGCCGCAAATCGCTTGTTTCGATACGGCATTTCACACCACCATGCCGGAGCTTTCCAAACGATTGCCCATTCCTGCTGCATACGGCCTGCGACGTTACGGATTCCACGGCTTGAACTACGCGCATGTCGCGTCCCGGTTGCCGGAAATGCTGGGAGAAAAGGCTTACGGGAATGTGATAGTGGCACACTTGGGTAGCGGTGCCAGCCTGTGCCTGATGCGCGGGCTGCGTTCGCAGGACACCACAATGGGCTTTACCCCGGCAGGAGGCATCACGATGGGAACGCGCAGTGGCGACCTTGATCCCGGCGTGATGCTGGAGCTGGCACAGCGGTACGATCCCGTAGCCCTGCGTGACATCGTGTTCCATAAAATGGGTTTGCTTGCCTTGTCCGACGGTGAAAGCAGTGAAATGAGCGACCTCCTCAAGAGCAAGAGCGCTGCTGCCGGTTTTGCCGTGGAATATTTTTGCCGGCAAATCAGCGGAGCAATAGGAAGTCTTGCCGCCAAGGCGGGGGGCATCGATGCGCTGGTCTTTTCCGGAGGTATCGGTGAGAACGGGGCAACCGTACGTGCAAATATCTGCACTCCGCTGAAATTCATGGGGCTTGGTCTAGATCAGGCAGCGAACCTGGCCAATGCGGCGCGGCTTGAGAGTGCCGATTCAAAACCGGTCTGCATCGTGGCCGCGGACGAAGAACACATGATTCATGAACTGTGTTTGAAGTGGACGCAGTAA
- a CDS encoding uroporphyrinogen-III synthase → MANEFMVSSLPLAGLNIVITRPREQAAELARRIEQFGGKPLLFPLLEIKAVHDDQLLREQISRLKQTDLAIFISPNAVRYGMAAIRAAGDIPASMQIAAVGQSSAKALNELGVARVIAPAERFDSEGLLALAELQDVAGKHVMILRGDGGRELLGDTLRARGAQVEYVTCYIRSKPEMNAGEMLAGATSAISVTSSEALSHLWGMLEEPDRTRLTDLPLFVPHERIATAARQQGWQHVTITESGDDGLLSGLIAWANTKRK, encoded by the coding sequence GTGGCAAATGAATTTATGGTTTCCAGCTTGCCGCTAGCCGGACTCAACATCGTCATCACGCGTCCGCGTGAACAAGCGGCTGAATTGGCCCGGCGTATCGAACAATTCGGCGGCAAACCATTGTTGTTCCCGCTGCTGGAGATCAAAGCGGTGCACGACGATCAGTTGTTGCGCGAACAAATCTCCCGCCTCAAACAAACCGACCTTGCGATCTTCATCAGCCCGAATGCGGTGCGCTATGGTATGGCTGCGATACGCGCAGCAGGAGATATTCCCGCATCTATGCAGATCGCCGCCGTCGGACAGTCCAGTGCGAAAGCATTGAACGAACTGGGTGTTGCCCGCGTCATCGCTCCCGCAGAGCGCTTTGACAGTGAGGGGTTGCTGGCTTTGGCAGAATTGCAGGATGTAGCCGGAAAGCATGTGATGATCCTGCGCGGCGACGGCGGACGCGAGCTACTGGGCGACACGCTCAGGGCACGCGGAGCGCAAGTGGAATATGTCACCTGCTATATTCGCAGCAAACCGGAAATGAACGCAGGCGAAATGCTGGCGGGAGCGACCTCTGCGATTTCTGTGACCAGCAGCGAGGCATTGAGCCATTTGTGGGGGATGCTCGAAGAGCCTGACAGAACAAGGCTCACGGACTTGCCGCTGTTTGTGCCGCACGAGCGCATCGCAACAGCGGCAAGGCAACAGGGTTGGCAGCATGTCACCATCACCGAATCCGGAGATGACGGACTGTTGTCGGGTTTGATAGCATGGGCAAACACAAAACGGAAATGA
- a CDS encoding CDP-6-deoxy-delta-3,4-glucoseen reductase, translating into MSFKTTILPSNHSFPVGKDETILEAALEHGYTLPYSCRNGACGVCKGKILQGSVDYGKAQAFVLSEEEKSAGFALFCCAKPLSDLVVESHEVTTSQEIVVKTLPCRVEKMVRMTDDVMALYLKLPTNERLQFLSGQYIDILQKEGKPRSFSLANAPHADDLLELHVRNIAGGEFTHHVFNAMKVRDILRIKGPLGSFFLHEDSPRPIVFVASGTGFAPVKAIIEHALHIGFKREMHFYWGVRKQSDFYMLDKAHEWEAQGIKFTPVVSEEQWNGRTGFVHQAVLDDFKDLSAYAVYACGAPVVVEAAHREFTSQRGLPNDAFYSDVFTYTPKI; encoded by the coding sequence ATGAGTTTCAAGACCACCATTCTGCCAAGCAACCATTCCTTCCCCGTCGGCAAAGACGAGACCATATTGGAAGCTGCTCTGGAACATGGTTATACGCTACCGTATAGCTGCCGCAACGGCGCATGCGGCGTGTGCAAGGGCAAGATTCTTCAGGGATCGGTGGATTACGGCAAAGCACAGGCCTTTGTGCTGAGCGAGGAAGAAAAAAGTGCAGGGTTTGCGCTGTTCTGCTGCGCCAAGCCGCTTTCCGATCTGGTGGTCGAAAGCCACGAAGTGACGACCTCGCAGGAAATTGTGGTAAAGACGCTGCCCTGCCGCGTTGAAAAGATGGTCAGGATGACCGACGATGTAATGGCGCTGTACCTCAAGTTGCCCACCAACGAACGTCTGCAATTCCTTTCAGGCCAATACATCGACATCCTGCAGAAGGAAGGCAAGCCGCGCAGTTTTTCGCTGGCGAATGCGCCGCATGCGGACGATTTGCTGGAGTTGCATGTACGCAATATCGCGGGCGGCGAATTCACCCACCACGTTTTCAACGCCATGAAAGTGCGCGACATCCTGCGCATCAAAGGCCCGCTTGGCAGTTTCTTTCTGCATGAAGACTCGCCCAGGCCTATTGTCTTTGTTGCCAGCGGTACCGGCTTCGCACCTGTAAAAGCGATTATTGAACACGCGCTGCATATCGGTTTCAAACGCGAGATGCATTTCTATTGGGGCGTGCGCAAGCAATCCGATTTCTACATGCTGGACAAGGCGCATGAATGGGAAGCGCAGGGTATCAAGTTCACGCCTGTCGTTTCCGAGGAACAATGGAACGGTCGCACGGGATTCGTGCATCAGGCTGTGCTGGATGATTTCAAGGACCTGTCGGCCTATGCCGTATATGCCTGCGGTGCTCCCGTGGTAGTGGAAGCCGCGCATCGTGAATTCACCTCGCAACGCGGATTGCCCAATGATGCGTTCTATTCCGACGTGTTTACCTACACGCCGAAAATCTGA
- a CDS encoding heme biosynthesis HemY N-terminal domain-containing protein, translated as MKGLLWLLGLFAAAVGVTLAARNPGYVQLVYPPYRVEISLTLFVFALLAVFVLGYLLVRLAVAAMQLPVYVRAFREERIASKGRAAMMESLKAYFEGRFAAAEKAAVRAMELGEKSGLNSIVAARAAHEQREFDRRDAYLASGEGKTVGESTMRLIAQTEFMLDQKQPQSALNSLKELNDTGMHKHIGALSLELKAQQQAHNWDAVLDVMTQLEKRNAIDKVVATQLRQQAWLEKLRSQGADITTLRAIWKSIPAEFRQRAKISAAAAEAFNRLGDCKGAQQLLTDSLNAQWDSELVTLYGECRNDNNIAQIEQAERWLKKHTDDAGLLLALGKLCMHQQLWGKAQSYLDASLSLESSRAAYSALGQLAEKLGKHEEAIAYFQKAA; from the coding sequence ATGAAAGGACTGTTATGGTTGCTCGGATTGTTTGCCGCCGCAGTCGGTGTGACGCTGGCTGCGCGCAATCCCGGTTATGTGCAACTGGTCTATCCACCTTACAGGGTAGAAATTTCGCTGACGCTTTTCGTGTTCGCTTTGCTCGCGGTCTTTGTGCTGGGATATCTGCTGGTGCGCCTGGCGGTGGCAGCGATGCAATTGCCGGTATATGTACGCGCCTTTCGAGAAGAGCGTATTGCAAGCAAGGGCCGCGCGGCGATGATGGAATCGCTCAAGGCCTATTTCGAGGGGCGCTTTGCGGCCGCAGAAAAAGCCGCGGTACGGGCAATGGAACTGGGCGAGAAATCCGGGCTCAATTCCATCGTCGCTGCCCGCGCCGCGCATGAACAGCGCGAATTCGACAGGCGCGACGCTTATCTCGCCAGCGGCGAAGGCAAGACCGTGGGCGAATCGACGATGCGCCTGATCGCGCAGACTGAATTCATGCTCGATCAAAAGCAGCCCCAGTCGGCACTCAATTCCCTGAAGGAATTGAACGACACGGGCATGCACAAGCATATCGGTGCGCTCAGTCTGGAACTGAAAGCGCAGCAACAGGCGCACAACTGGGATGCGGTGCTGGATGTCATGACGCAACTGGAAAAACGCAATGCGATCGACAAAGTCGTCGCTACCCAACTGCGGCAGCAAGCCTGGCTGGAAAAACTGCGCAGTCAGGGAGCGGACATCACAACCCTGCGCGCGATATGGAAATCCATACCCGCCGAATTCAGGCAACGCGCCAAAATCTCCGCCGCAGCGGCAGAGGCATTCAACCGGCTTGGAGATTGCAAAGGCGCGCAGCAATTGCTGACGGACAGCCTCAATGCTCAATGGGATAGCGAACTGGTCACTTTGTACGGGGAATGCCGCAACGACAATAACATCGCGCAGATCGAACAGGCAGAGCGCTGGTTGAAAAAGCATACCGACGATGCGGGGCTGCTGCTTGCATTGGGCAAGCTCTGCATGCACCAGCAACTGTGGGGAAAAGCGCAGAGCTATCTGGATGCCAGTCTCAGCCTCGAATCCAGCCGCGCTGCTTATTCCGCTCTGGGCCAGCTCGCCGAAAAACTGGGCAAGCATGAGGAAGCAATTGCCTATTTTCAAAAAGCGGCATAG